One window of Pieris rapae chromosome 14, ilPieRapa1.1, whole genome shotgun sequence genomic DNA carries:
- the LOC110994477 gene encoding trafficking protein particle complex subunit 10 produces MKGVDSSTTNKDGMQNKPIITCAGDWNLFCTLEAPLVAAIPQDSCEWRRSFGRITKFVYLEASFIKYNKDKVQSELNLLKRPILHIYWTDCVDIEYYKTTLREDIEVWFKQLEKNNISDWMIVLVETYDIRKTNKLLPRTTVLDKIKGDFAIKQTEDRFISVINPIKSEARSAESWRALVAKLRHLVLVSYNKALNKFEEYMREQREKRNDPEWDYCKYFILQEQLAFVLEMLGLYEEALVQYDELDALFSQFVLNSNVTESPKWLDIFKQQITSWQAIRLTTTVPMHLRELIIKQKASLLDFRSYLFQRQSAMLLLTEKPEEVASRCISTVHNTLVELSLLGAPSIDGASACWAHLACVETLRVCEACTDMQAPLLHNAKDKLHELGKLCGLLPGSPEPTSEQLHLVVMLSAGMGDTETNNKSPTVRLKEALCSSTSFQQYYLELAELAMGTYKHIGRLRFARQIGRDLAAFYSELGETSKAVVFLVDALRSYEEQGWHELAAQTRLELVAAAKKMNDFDRYTTLSAKIASTAELEILVRNFFFEEMMKSIKQNLTDKDSVQTDLNDCFRLISSTLLPSERGYITENKVQCKLVFESVLPKDVVCTKATICIDPCEEKTPVKNKTDLGIQASPKKSSDDVSSFSTSIRLDDLKPKNPLLDPMQFTSKLHFKEDKSLQKATIECQNPKMILKRSDSTKYRKPVPQVKSNCEFYLTCTDFIITPGLNEVLFECIPTKCGVFKLGVISLLVEGKIDFISDVLSSKMGFEVITQGVSVYLNKIEPKKDLVAGLEHDMELVVTNGCSRMDENTTIHLKASSGLHLRYGVNSLLSRELTIPVEASEPFHTTKIPLRLFAVLLPKREKSIEHTVWLTCPWLESVMEVPLHFSPPMIAAWRLLTSNTRKFVHVTLKSTVGHVIHLVLTEPKLECDGNTTVSNLNPKAHDDMKISSDGTTASFMWELLKDPLVKAGPMKAIFTVQYRLEDEKVSRTFTCPIDIQDCTTLFVIRTKLEPGKGSDFCRASQVCCLHLSVQRVNETEYTSLMYEVLADQTMWAVLGRTAGVITIDSSTGEPQNVTLDVMPLMAGYLPLPTVRLSKYIAANTKDPKKDISAHPRLEPFGPGQVYHAGKTKQVHVLAPAPKEHLDIVV; encoded by the exons ATGAAGGGTGTAGATAGCTCTACAACAAACAAAGACGGGATGCAAAACAAACCAATAATAACat GCGCAGGAGACTGGAACTTGTTTTGTACTCTGGAAGCTCCGTTAGTTGCAGCAATTCCCCAGGATTCCTGTGAATGGCGAAGGTCTTTTGGGAGGAtaacaaaatttgtttatttagagGCAtccttcataaaatataataaggacAAAGTACAGTCAGaactaaatttattgaaacgtcctatattacatatttattggaCTGATTGTGtg GATATAGAATATTACAAAACAACTCTTAGAGAAGATATAGAAGTATGGTTTAaacaattagaaaaaaataatatatctgacTGGATGATTGTTTTAGTGGAAACTTACGATATaaggaaaacaaataaacttttaccAAGAACAACAGTTCTCGATAAAATTAAAGGAGATTTTGCTATAAAGCAGACAGAAGATAGATTTATATCTGTAATTAATCCTATTAAGTCAGAGGCCAGAAGTGCAGAGTCATGGAGAGCACTAGTTGCAAAATTACGGCATTTAGTTTTAGTATCCTATAATAAAGCATTAAATAAGTTTGAGGAGTATATGAGAGAACAGAGAGAAAAAAGAAATGACCCAGAGTGggattattgtaaatattttattttgcag GAGCAATTAGCATTTGTGCTTGAAATGCTTGGATTATATGAAGAAGCACTAGTCCAATATGATGAGTTAGATGCTTTATTTTCTCAATTTGTACTCAATTCTAATGTAACAGAAAGTCCTAAATGGCttgacatatttaaacaacaaattaCATCATGGCAAGCCATCAGACTGACAACAACCGTGCCAATGCATTTAAGggaacttataattaaacaaaaagccTCTCTATTAGACTTTAGGAGCTATTTATTTCAACGACAGAGTGCCATGTTATTACTTACTGAAAAACCTGAGGAG GTCGCATCCCGCTGCATAAGCACAGTACACAATACATTGGTGGAGTTATCGTTACTGGGAGCACCGTCAATAGATGGCGCTTCGGCGTGTTGGGCACATTTGGCTTGCGTTGAAACGTTACGCGTTTGTGAAGCTTGCACTGATATGCAAGCTCCTTTGTTGCATAATGCTAAAGATAAG CTTCACGAGCTCGGCAAGCTGTGTGGCCTACTACCTGGTTCTCCGGAACCTACTTCGGAACAACTCCACCTAGTTGTAATGCTGTCAGCCGGAATGGGGGATACAGAGACAAATAATAAGTCCCCAACCGTGAGGCTGAAGGAAGCTTTATGCAGCAGTACATCCTTTCAGCAGTACTATTTGGAGTTAGCTGAATTGGCTATGGGGACGTATAAGCATATTGGAAGATTAAG ATTTGCTCGTCAAATTGGTAGAGACTTAGCGGCATTCTATTCGGAGTTGGGTGAGACAAGCAAAGCGGTTGTATTTCTCGTGGACGCCCTAAGGTCTTATGAGGAACAAGGCTGGCATGAACTTGCAGCTCAAACGAGGCTCGAATTGGTCGCCGCTGCTAAGAAAATGAATGATTTTGACAg GTACACTACGCTATCAGCAAAGATTGCAAGTACAGCTGAACTAGAGATCCTAGTAAGAAATTTCTTCTTTGAGGAAATGATGAAATCGATCAAACAAAATCTCACAGATAAAGATTCAGTCCAAACGGACCTGAACGATTGCTTTCGACTGATTTCCTCAACCCTTTTGCCGTCCGAACGTGGTTATATAACAGAGAATAAAGTTCAATGTAAACTGGTTTTTGAGAGTGTTCTCCCAAAAGACGTGGTGTGTACGAAAGCGACCATTTGCATAGACCCCTGTGAAGAGAAGACGCCGGTGAAAAATAAGACTGATTTAGGTATACAGGCTAGTCCGAAGAAGTCTAGTGATGATGTTTCTAGTTTTAGTACAAG TATAAGACTGGATGACTTAAAACCCAAGAATCCTCTATTAGATCCAATGCAGTTTACCTCGAAACTCCATTTTAAAGAAGATAAATCCCTTCAAAAGGCCACTATAGAGTGTCAGAACccaaaaatgatattaaaacgATCGGACAGCACAAAGTATCGTAAACCAGTACCACAAGTCAAATCTAACTGCGAATTTTACCTAACGTGTactgattttataataacaccAGGTTTAAATGAAGTATTGTTTGAGTGTATACCGACCAAATGCGGGGTATTTAAGCTGGGTGTAATATCTTTATTGGTCGAGGGGAAAATAGACTTTATATCTGATGTGTTAAGTTCCAAAATGGGTTTTGAAGTGATAACACAAGGCGTGAGcgtatatttgaataaaattgagCCCAAGAAGGATTTAGTTGCGGGTTTGGAACACGATATGGAGCTAGTTGTTACTAATGGTTGTTCGAGGATGGACGAG aatacaaCAATACATCTTAAAGCCTCATCGGGTCTTCATCTCCGATATGGAGTGAATTCCTTACTATCCCGGGAATTAACGATACCAGTAGAAGCATCAGAACCGTTTCATACTACAAAAATTCCTTTACGACTGTTCGCTGTTTTGTTACCAAAGAGAGAAAAAAGTATTGAACACACG GTGTGGCTAACCTGCCCCTGGTTAGAGTCAGTAATGGAGGTCCCATTACATTTCTCTCCTCCTATGATAGCTGCATGGAGGCTCCTCACCTCCAATACTCGAAAGTTCGTCCATGTCACTCTAAAGTCTACAGTCGGACATGTCATACACCTGGTACTGACAGAGCCTAAGTTGGAGTGTGACGGCAACACTACTGTGTCCAATCTTAATCCAAAAGCACATGATGATATG aaaATATCATCAGATGGTACAACAGCATCGTTTATGTGGGAACTACTGAAAGATCCTTTGGTTAAAGCTGGTCCTATGAAGGCTATATTCACGGTTCAATACCGATTGGAAGATGAAAAGGTTTCACGTACGTTCACGTGCCCGATTGACATACAAGATTGTACGACACTGTTCGTTATACGTACGAAATTGGAACCGGGAAAAGGATCGGATTTCTGCAGAGCAAGTCAAGTGTGTTGTCTACATTTGAGTGTTCAGAGG gttaaTGAAACTGAATACACATCATTGATGTATGAGGTGCTGGCTGATCAGACTATGTGGGCAGTTTTAGGGAGAACTGCAG gTGTAATAACAATAGATTCGTCCACCGGCGAGCCTCAAAACGTAACATTAGATGTAATGCCACTCATGGCAGGGTATCTGCCGCTACCAACCGTCCGATTGTCCAAATACATCGCTGCTAATACCAAAG ATCCCAAAAAGGATATTTCCGCGCATCCCCGGTTAGAACCATTTGGTCCAGGTCAAGTGTATCACGCGggtaaaacaaaacaagtacATGTATTGGCGCCTGCGCCTAAGGAACATTTGGATATTGTTGTTTGA